The following are encoded together in the Cicer arietinum cultivar CDC Frontier isolate Library 1 chromosome 2, Cicar.CDCFrontier_v2.0, whole genome shotgun sequence genome:
- the LOC101491417 gene encoding CBL-interacting serine/threonine-protein kinase 3-like, producing MSQPKIKRRVGIYEVGRTIGEGTFAKVKFARNSETNEAVALKILDKEKVLKHKMAEQIKREIATMKLIKHPNVVQLYEVMGSRTKIYIVLEFVTGGELFDKIVNHGRMSESEARRYFQQLINVVDYCHSRGVYHRDLKPENLLLDDKGNLKVSDFGLSALSQQVRDDGLLHTTCGTPNYVAPEVLNDRGYDGATADLWSCGVILFVLVAGYLPFDDPNLMELYKKISAAEFTCPPWLSFSARKLIARILDPNPMTRISMAEILDDEWFKKDYKPPVFEENGETNLDDVEAVFKDSEEHHVTEKKEEQPTSMNAFELISMSRGLNLENLFDIEQGFKRETRFTSKSPADEIINKIEEAAKPLGFDVQKKNYKMRLANMKAGRKGNLNVATEVFQVAPSLHMVEVRKAKGDTLEFHKFYKKLSKCLDDVVWKTEDDMQKQEAK from the exons ATGAGTCAGCCTAAAATTAAGCGTAGAGTTGGTATATATGAGGTTGGAAGGACCATTGGTGAAGGAACATTTGCAAAGGTGAAATTTGCAAGGAACTCTGAGACAAATGAGGCGGTGGCTCTCAAAATTCTTGACAAAGAGAAAGTTCTCAAGCATAAGATGGCTGAGCAG ATCAAGCGGGAAATAGCTACAATGAAGTTAATCAAGCATCCGAATGTTGTTCAACTATATGag GTCATGGGAAGCCggacaaaaatatatattgttttggaGTTTGTGACCGGCGGCGAGCTTTTTGACAAAATT GTAAACCATGGACGAATGAGCGAAAGTGAAGCGCGTAGGTATTTCCAGCAGCTTATAAATGTTGTTGATTATTGTCATAGCAGGGGTGTCTATCACAGAGACTTAAAG CCAGAAAATTTGCTATTAGATGATAAAGGTAACCTTAAAGTCTCCGATTTCGGGTTGAGTGCACTCTCCCAGCAAGTTAGG GACGACGGACTTCTCCATACTACGTGTGGAACTCCAAATTATGTTGCTCCTGAG GTCCTTAATGATAGAGGCTATGATGGAGCAACTGCAGACTTGTGGTCATGTGGAGTGATCCTCTTTGTATTGGTTGCAGGTTACTTGCCTTTTGATGACCCTAATCTTATGGAACTATATAAAAAA ATCTCGGCTGCCGAGTTTACTTGTCCCCCGTGGCTTTCTTTCAGTGCGAGGAAATTGATAGCTCGAATCTTGGATCCGAATCCCATGACT CGTATCTCGATGGCAGAGATTTTGGATGATGAATGGTTTAAGAAAGATTACAAGCCTCCGGTTTTTGAGGAGAATGGAGAAACCAACCTCGACGACGTAGAAGCTGTCTTTAAAGATTCTGAA GAGCACCATGTGacagaaaagaaagaagagcaGCCGACATCTATGAATGCATTCGAGTTGATTTCAATGTCCAGAGGGCTCAACCTTGAAAACTTGTTTGATATTGAGCAG GGATTTAAAAGGGAAACAAGGTTCACATCGAAATCCCCCGCAGACGAGATAATCAACAAGATTGAAGAAGCTGCTAAACCTCTTGGCTTTGATGTGCAGAAGAAAAATTACAAA ATGAGGCTTGCAAATATGAAAGCTGGAAGGAAAGGAAACCTTAATGTTGCCACAGAG GTATTTCAAGTAGCACCTTCCCTTCACATGGTTGAAGTAAGGAAAGCAAAAGGAGATACATTGGAGTTCCATAAG TTCTacaaaaaactttcaaaatgttTGGACGATGTTGTTTGGAAAACAGAAGATGATATGCAAAAGCAAGAAGcaaaatga